One Gelria sp. Kuro-4 DNA segment encodes these proteins:
- a CDS encoding TIGR02677 family protein, producing MSETLLKPIVELSYLTAPNVGRYRLVMRYFYEQHQRMRNWLRPEDVHAGVLAYGLLPSYTPEECQQDLDRLVEWKDLIPRHDGGRATSVEEYLRKKFRYQMTPYAIEIERLVAGLENIRGYGGSLEPSLFDAILGGLERLAASRGLLPEGEAETLWRGIYNPFQELVKNASNYLAALNSARAEELMLTEAFLAYKDSLTVYLRDFVHSLQRTALRIQGVITQIPEDTLSAFVTALRRDRHRIPQLEEPPTPEEEEQKLRQEWENLRRWFAGGPSEVSDVAFLEQATKDAIARVVRCALRIQDRQRAGVSRRQELDYLGRWFFACPDLDAAHRLAAYAFGLYRTRHFQGYDEKGTDSAEVSMWQVPPNGRELRSRSRKRSGEGGPHPIRTRRREAARAQAEYLAKRRVEETLLRSFLAREKVVLSALGLQPPAVRQTLLTWIGRCLASPSRQTFTPEGVRITLVPPPAGERTVLHSSDGDLELPDFTLRFAALSPPAAAAASTGGKA from the coding sequence ATGTCGGAAACGCTGCTCAAACCCATCGTGGAACTCAGTTACCTCACCGCCCCCAATGTGGGGCGTTACCGCCTGGTAATGCGCTACTTTTACGAGCAGCACCAGCGCATGCGCAACTGGCTGCGCCCGGAGGATGTCCACGCCGGCGTCCTGGCTTACGGCCTTCTACCCAGCTACACCCCGGAGGAGTGCCAGCAAGACCTGGACCGCCTGGTGGAATGGAAGGACCTGATTCCGCGCCACGACGGCGGCCGGGCCACCAGCGTGGAGGAATACCTGCGCAAGAAGTTCCGCTACCAGATGACCCCTTACGCCATCGAGATCGAGCGCCTGGTGGCCGGCCTCGAGAACATCCGCGGCTACGGCGGTTCGCTGGAGCCGTCGCTTTTCGATGCCATCCTGGGCGGCCTGGAGCGCCTGGCCGCCTCGCGCGGGTTGCTCCCGGAAGGCGAGGCCGAAACCTTATGGCGGGGTATCTACAACCCCTTCCAGGAGCTGGTGAAGAACGCCTCCAATTATCTCGCCGCCTTAAACAGCGCCCGCGCGGAAGAGCTGATGCTCACCGAGGCTTTCCTGGCCTACAAGGATTCGCTCACTGTGTACCTGCGCGATTTCGTGCACAGCCTACAGCGCACCGCCCTTAGGATTCAGGGCGTCATCACCCAGATCCCGGAAGACACGCTCAGCGCCTTTGTCACCGCCCTGCGCCGCGACCGGCACCGCATCCCGCAGCTGGAGGAGCCGCCCACCCCCGAAGAAGAAGAGCAGAAGCTGCGGCAGGAGTGGGAAAACCTCAGGCGCTGGTTTGCCGGCGGGCCGAGCGAGGTGAGCGACGTGGCTTTTCTGGAGCAGGCCACCAAAGATGCCATCGCCCGCGTGGTGCGCTGCGCCCTGCGCATTCAAGACCGGCAGCGCGCGGGGGTGAGCCGGCGCCAGGAGCTGGACTACCTGGGACGCTGGTTTTTCGCCTGCCCCGACTTAGACGCCGCCCACCGCCTGGCCGCCTACGCCTTCGGCCTTTACCGCACGCGCCACTTTCAAGGGTACGACGAAAAAGGCACGGACAGCGCCGAGGTTTCCATGTGGCAGGTGCCGCCCAACGGCCGCGAGCTGAGGTCACGCAGCCGCAAGCGCTCCGGCGAGGGCGGCCCCCACCCCATCCGCACCCGCCGGCGGGAAGCTGCGCGCGCCCAGGCGGAGTATCTGGCCAAGCGCCGGGTGGAAGAGACCCTGCTCCGCTCCTTCTTGGCACGGGAAAAGGTGGTTCTATCGGCCTTGGGGCTCCAGCCTCCGGCGGTGCGCCAAACCCTGCTCACCTGGATCGGGCGCTGCCTGGCCAGCCCGAGCCGCCAGACCTTTACCCCCGAGGGCGTGCGCATCACCCTTGTGCCCCCGCCCGCCGGGGAGCGCACCGTGCTTCACTCTAGCGACGGGGACCTGGAGCTGCCGGATTTCACCCTGCGCTTTGCGGCGCTGAGCCCGCCGGCTGCCGCCGCCGCTTCCACGGGGGGAAAAGCATGA